A window of Phycisphaerae bacterium genomic DNA:
GCCCACCCGCACCGGCCAGGAGGACCTGCGCCTCGCCATCCACGCCGGACACGGCGAGTTTGCCAAAGCCGTCTTCGCGCCGGGCACCATCACACAGGCCTACCACCTGACCCGCCGGGCCCTCCAAACCGCCCACAAGTACCAGACTCCGACCATCCTCATGACCGACCAATACCTCGTCGACCAGGAACGCAACGCCCCTGCCCTCGACGACCGCTACGACCCGGTCGACCGCCATATCCTGGCCGACCCGCCGGACGACTACCTCCGCTATGCCGTGACCGAGTCCGGCGTCTCGCCGCGAGCCCTGCCCGGTTCCAACGCCTTCGTGATCGTCGATTCCGATGAGCACACCGAAGACGGCCACATCACCGAAAACCTCCGAAAACGCGTCGAGCTGCAGGACAAGCGCATGCGCAAACTCCAGGGCATGATCGGCGAATTCCTGCCGCCCGAGTTCTACGGCCCGAAAAACCCCGAACAACTGCTGATCTGCTGGGGCTCCACCTACGGCCCCGTCCGCGAAGCGGTCGACCGTCTCCAGGAGGCCGGCCGCAACGTCGCCCTGCTCCACTTCCCGCAGGTCTGGCCGATCAACGTCGAAGCCGTCCGTGCCGCCGCCGCCAACGCCGGTTTCGACCTGTCGAACTCCGACCAGATCGTCTGCGTCGAGGGCAACTGCACAGCCCAGTTCGCCTCGCTCCTCCGCGAACTGAACCTGATCGGTCCCTGCCGGACCATGCTGCGATACGACGGTCTGCACTTCACCGGCGACCAGATCGCCAGGAGGGTTGGCTGATGAAATTCTCCGATCGGATATACAACAACGATCCGGCCTGGTGTCCCGGCTGCGGAAACTTCCCGATCCTCAAGGTCTTCGACCAGGTGGTCGACGAGTTGGGCCTCGACCGCAAGAAACTCGTGCTGGTCTCCGGCATCGGCCAGGCCGCCAAGCTGCCGCACTACACGAGGGCCAATGTCTTTAACGGCCTTCACGGCCGGGCCGTGCCCGCCGCCACCGGCATCAAGCTCGCCAACCACCAACTCGAGGTCGTCATCACCAGCGGCGACGGCGATATCTACGGCGAGGGCGGCAACCACTTCATCCACGCCATCCGCCGCAACGTCGGCATCAAGGTCTTCGTCCACAACAATCAGGTCTACGCTCTGACCAAGGGCCAGGCCTCGCCCACCTCCGATCCGGGCTTTCGCACCAAGGTCCAGTCCCACGGCGTGGTCAGCGACCGCTTCCACCCCCTCGCCGTCGCCGTCGCCGAGGACGCCGCGTTCGTCGCCCGATCCTTCGCCGGCGATCAGGCCCACCTCAAGGCCATGATGATCGAGGCCATCCGCTGCCAAAACGGCTTTGCCCTGCTCGATATCCTTCAGCCGTGCGTCACCTTCAACCGCGTCAACACCTACAAGTGGTACCGCGACCGGGTCCGCCCGATCGACGACTCGCACGACCCGTACGACCGCGCCAGGGCGATGGAACTGGCCCTCAAGTGGGATCCCGAAATCCCCATCGGCGTCATCTATCGCAGCCGGCGGGAAAGCTTCGAGTCGCACTTGCCGCTGCTCGCCGAACGCACCCTCGTCGAGCAGTGCGG
This region includes:
- a CDS encoding 2-oxoacid ferredoxin oxidoreductase (catalyzes the coenzyme A-dependent decarboxylation of 2-oxoacids, such as pyruvate and 2-oxoglutarate); translated protein: MKFSDRIYNNDPAWCPGCGNFPILKVFDQVVDELGLDRKKLVLVSGIGQAAKLPHYTRANVFNGLHGRAVPAATGIKLANHQLEVVITSGDGDIYGEGGNHFIHAIRRNVGIKVFVHNNQVYALTKGQASPTSDPGFRTKVQSHGVVSDRFHPLAVAVAEDAAFVARSFAGDQAHLKAMMIEAIRCQNGFALLDILQPCVTFNRVNTYKWYRDRVRPIDDSHDPYDRARAMELALKWDPEIPIGVIYRSRRESFESHLPLLAERTLVEQCG